Within Acinetobacter sp. LoGeW2-3, the genomic segment CCTCTGGTACATCCAGATTAATACCTTTTAATGCTTGAAAGCCATTTCGATAGGTCTTTGACAAATCCCTTAAGGTCAATGCATCAGTCATGGAGATCTCAAATGGTGAAAAATTGAGATATTGTGAGTGATCTGCATAAATAAGCCAAGTGATTGAGTGGGAATTCTTTTATAAAGGTGTGAGAAGATTGTTCAAAGCATAGACACTAAAATCACTGACTTATATATAGTTGTTTACCTTATGCGATTTTTTGTTATGATGTGCGCACTCCTCATATAAGCGCTCATAGCTCAACTGGATAGAGTACAGGTCTCCGAAGCCTGTGGCGTGGGTTCGAGTCCCGCTGGGCGCACCAGATTCTTATATCTATAAAGAAGATCAGTAATAAGTAATTAACTGATTTTTAAAGGGAATGAAGATATATCCCTGTTTATAGAGAACACTTTAATTTACGTGTTAATGACTGATTTATTCCCAAATCATTCCCACGTAAAGAATGAAAAACGAGTGAAAAACATCAAAAACCCTTTATTTGAGAATCCTAAAAAATAAATAGGGGGTATATGTTTTTTGAGGTAATAAAGTAATATTTTTATATAAACATAATTAATTCAATAGCTTGCATCGGTTTTAAAAAGTAATAAATAAGTAATATCAAGGTAATAAATTACTGTGTAAAAAAGTGATTTTTATTTATTTATGTATTTAATAAAATCAATAACTTATAAAATATTACTTCAAAAATTACAAAAAATTACCTTTAAAAGTAATGTGTTTAATTATTTAAATTCAGTCACTTGCAAATACTTATTACTTTATTACTTCAATCGTTATCCACTATCTAGAAAAGACATTTTTATATCCTGATTGGCTTTGAAAGTTTCTCTTGATGTGCTTGAAATGAGGTCGGTGAAATATTTGTTTTGGCTTTTTTTGAAAGATCGTATTTTGTAGTGAAATGCAGTATCAAAAATTTAGCCTAAGCTTTGAAAGATAGTAATAACGACATGCCTTGGCTTTATTTTCCGTTTTGCTTGGCTCTGCAGTAAATCAGCCACATTTAGAGCGGGCAGGTGGGGTGGGGCAACTGCGCGGGGCTGGGGTGCTGGTGGTACAGTTGGGAATTCTTCTCATTTATGCTTAATCCAATAAAAAAGCCTGCAATTGCAGGCTTTATATTAATTTTGGTTCCCTTATTAATGAGGGTACCAACATCTATAAATTTATTTCGATTGAATCAATCCATATTCTTTGAACTTAATCACTTCATCACCGGCCCATTCATTGAACTGAAGTAGACGTGATTGAAGAGGGGTAATTTCATTGTGATAAAAAACTTCAGTCGCAGATTTGATATCACCGAAGCCACCGGCATTGTTGGGTACAATTCCCATGAGCTGTGGCGGGATCCGAAGAGCAGCAAGTGTGTCATCACGAGTAATGGATTTAATATTTGTGAAATCATCCTTAGCTGCAATCTCTGAAGTTGGAATAACTTGGATACCATCCTTCTTACCATTTGGACTGTAATAAAAAAGATTGCGGAAGTTTCCTGGCCCCTTACTTTCTTTCAATGCAGTACGCAGGGCGGTGATGTCATTTGGATCACTGGCTGGGTCATTCACGTATAAGATAAAACCGGCATGAGAACCATTGTTGTAATACTTGCGTCTGAATAAAGTCGCTGATTCATTTAGCCAGGCACTTTGTAAAGCAGACATATACTCTGGAGTTCCATAAATTTCCTGATCAATATCCGTTTCTCGAATATGACAAATACGGTCTTGAGCAAATTCATATTCTTCATAGCCACGATGGCCATGGTTTAAATAGAAGTACTGTCCTTTATGTTCTCCAGCACGGGTGTACTTTGCCAATGCTGGCTTAAACTCAATTGTATTTTTGAGTCTTGAACGTACATCCTCAACATAAGTATTCCCACACCAGATAAAGTCTAAAGCAATTTGTTCAAATGCTTTACGGCTTAAACGGGTATGTGGAATAAATAAATTGGCCAAAAAGTTTCGTTTAAAAATAATTCCACTACTCAAGTAGGGCGTGGATTTCCAGCTTTTAGATAATCCTTCCAGGCTCACTTGAGGTTCATACCAGCGACCATTGAACCAGCATTCCATATAATTTGATAAATCATGGCCATCCAAAACTGGTACCGCATCACCAAATGAAAATGCTTCGGTTTTTTGTGGAATAGATTGCTGTAAAGGTTGAGGTAAAAAGTTTAATGCTGTGTTCATCAAACTTTTAGCTGTTGAAAAAGGATTCATGAATAAATCTCCAATACGGAAGTGTTTGTTTCTGTAATACCAGCCAATGGTTCGTTATAGATCGCATGCATAAGTGCCCATGCAAGATCCGCATGGCCTATTTCTTCTGAACGTCCGGCTGTGAAAGTGATTTGTGTTTGGCTTGCAGTCATTGTTTTTTTGATACTCATTAATGACTGGGTCAGGTCTTTGTCGCCTGCGTCATATTCAAGACGGCCATTACGGATGACATCTAAGGTTTTATAGACGAGCTGAGCCTTAACTTCTGGTGAATATTTAAAGGCATGAACAGCAGGGAAGAATTGACGAACCAATTCAGCAACACCAACACCCATGCCCGTCGTATCGATACCTATATAAGTGACGTTATAGCGCTTAGTGATATTTCGGATGTGTTCAGCTTGCTGGGCAAAGTCATCACCTTTAAATTGATGACGTTCCAATACTCGGAACTTGCCCCCGGCTACAGCTGGTGGTGCAAGTACAATAAGACCGGCATTGTCACCACTTAAAGCCGGATCGTATCCAACCCAGACAGGTTTGTTTGCAAATGGACGTGTATGCCAGACTTTGAAATCTGACCAAAGCTCCAAACTGTCCACCATACAATGCATAAGCATATTGAGTGGGAACATGCTCTGACCATCATCCACAAACTCGCACATCAATAAGTTTTGGAAGTCTTCTGCAGAGTATTCAAATCGAAGGTCATCAATATTGAATAGATCACATCCACCTTCTTCAGCATCCAGGATCGTGACAATCTGACGCCAGATTTTGTCTTCACATTTACGCCCTTTTTTCAGGGAATCATGTGAAACATCGATGGTGACCTGTTTATCCTTTGGACGTCCTTTATTGAATCGAGCACCAGTCCAGAATCCGTAGGCTTCATGGGTAATGGTGGACGGAGTTGAAAAGTAGGTCTTACGCCACTTTTTATGCAAGGCCATTGCCGATGCAACTTTTTCCAGTTCATTGAAACCATGCGTCCAGAAAAATTCATCGAAATAAAAATTACCGTGATGGCCCTGAGCAGTACGATAGTTTGTTCCCAGGAACAAAAGTTCTGCACCATTGGAAAGAACAATCGGATCCCCAGTAAGTTCCACACCACAGACATCGGCAGCAAAGGCCTTAATGTAATGCTTGAAAATATGTGCCTGGGCTTTGGAAGCAGATAGGAAAATCTGATTTCGACCAGTTTTTAAAGCATCAATCAGTGCTTCCCTGGCAAAGTAATAAGTCGCACCAATCTGACGACTTTTTAAAATTGCACGTGAACGTTGATCGCCTGCACGGTACCAGGTCCATTGGTATTCAAATAAGTTTTCCTCAAACGCCAGAACCAGTTCTTCAATCTGTTCTTCAGTAAAGTGATTTGGAACTTTTTTGCGTGGGGCAGAGTTACGTTTGCGGATCTCCGGATTCAGATCGGCTTCGGATCCATCATTGCGATACTTTTCAATCCGGGCGAATTCTTTATATGCCCGCATCAACATATCAATTTCTTTAATGTCGCCCGATGTCTTTTTATTTTTTAGGATGAGCACCATTAGGCGAACCGTCAGGGCATTCTCAACACGGTTTTCGGGTTTCTCTTTTTCCCAGTCTTCGCGTGTTTTCCATGCCTGGACAGTTCGCTCATTTTCATTGAGGACTTCTGCAATATCGACAATTTTCCACCCAAGCCAATACAAAAACTTGGCTTTGAGTTTGTTGTCCATAATCAGGTGCAAATTTGCTATAGGGGATAAGTCATTCATTGCCATTTGCTGTTTGCTTTAATGTGCAAACATTGGCAGTACAAGGCTTAATTATCAGTCGAGCCTATTTGTATATGGCTTATATACAAGCCCCTTTAATTGCAGTGCATGCGCCAGATTGCCCATTCTGCACCTATTCAAAATCGTGATTTTTATCCGTTCCTGATTAACAAATAGGTTTGCAAATGAGCAAAGACAACAAAGACAAGAAATACAAATCGAAATGGTTTCGTATTGCTGTAGCTGGTGACACAACCGACGGTCGCGAGATCCAGGCTGATTGGATCATCCAAATGGCACAAAACTATAATCCAGATACTTATGGTGCTCGCATCAATATTGAGCATTTCCGTAGTATTTATCCGGGCAGTGTGTTTGGTGCCTATGGCGATGTCCTGGCATTAAAAACTGAGAAAGTCACCATCGATGGTGAAGAAAAAGATGCGCTATTTGCTCAGATTGAACCGACGCAAAGCCTGATTGAGCTGAACAAGCAAAAGCAAAAAGTTTATACATCCATTGAAGTAGATGAAAACTTTGCCAATAAAGGTACTGCATACTTGATCGGGCTTGCTGTAACGGATAGCCCAGCATCACTCGGTACCGAAATGCTTCAGTTTGCAGCGGGTGCCAAAATCAATCCATTGGCCGACAAAAAGCAACGTCCAGAAAACCTGTTTACTGCAGCTCAAGAAGTCACTCTTGAATTTGAAGAAGTGAAAGAGCCGCAATCCTATTCCGCAGGTGTTATTGAAAAAGTAAAACAGCTTTTCTCAAAACAAGAAAAACCCGAGAAAAAGCCTGCGGAATCTTTCTCCGAACAGGAACAAGCCATTATTGAAATCGCTCAGGAAACAGCAAACCAAGGTCAAGCTGTTTCAAAACTTGAGAATGATTTCAATACCTTAAATACCGAGCATGAGCAGCTCAAACAAGACTTCAATGAATTGAAAAGCAAGCTGGACAGTGAACCGGATACTGACCCACGTCCTAAATCTGGCAATTCTAATTTCAATGAAGTTGTTGATTGCTAATTCAGTTCGTTAGCCCTTACCAGCATTAAAAAGAGTACACATCATGCGTAACGAAACACGTTTTAAATATAACGCTGCCATGAAGCAGCTGGCTAAATTGAACAACGTTGAAAAAGTTTCTCAAAAGTTCAATGTTGAGCCATCAGTTCAACAAAAACTGGAAGATAAAATCCAGTTGTCTTCTGCATTCCTACAGAAAATTAATATTTTTGTGGTACCAGAACAGTCTGGTGCAGCTGTAGGCCTGGGCATTTCACGTCCGATTGCATCGCGTACCAATACAGGTACCACTGACCGCCAAGCTGTAGATCCATCATCTATGGACCAGCGTTTCTATTTCTGTCGTCAAACCAACTTTGATACAGCGATTAAATACGCAAAATTGGACCAATGGGCGAAGTTCAAAGATTTCTATGCACGTTTCTCTGGTCAAATCCAAAAACGCCAAGGCCTTGACCGTATCATGATCGGTTTCAACGGTACATCTTATGCAGCGACCACAGACATTGTTGCCAATCCGAAATTGCAGGATGTGAATAAAGGCTGGCTGCAAAAAATGCGTGAAGAAAATGCTGCACGTGTTATGTCATCCGGTGATGTTGATGGAAAAATTACCATTGGCGCAACGGGTGATTATCACAATGTCGATGCCTTGGTCATGGATATGGTCAGTGAACTGATTGATGAAGTGCACCAGGACAATCCTGATCTGGTTGTACTGTGTAACCGTAAAACGGTTTCAGACAAGTACTTCCCACTGGTCAACAAAGACCAGGATAACTCTGAAAAACTGGCAGCAGATATCATTATCAGCCAGAAACGTATGGGTAACCTGCCTGTTTATGCGGTGCCATTCTTCCCTGAAGGTACCATCCTTGTGACCACTTTCGACAACCTGTCAATTTACGTTCAGGAAGGTGCTCGTCGTCGTACTGTCATCGACAACCCGAAACGTGACCAGATCGAAAACTATGAATCTTCAAACGAAGATTACTACATCGAAGATCTAGGCCTTGCTGCATTAGCAGAAAACATCGAATCGGTGTAAGCCTATGTCATTAGCACGTCGACATTTCCAAAAACATAGTGCTAAAGCAGCAGCCGAAACGGCTGCTGAGTTCGGCACCATGCAAGAGCAATCATTTTATGAATTGCAACTTGCCCAGCTTAACAATGACCGCCATCGCTTAAAGCAGATTCAATCTACTGAAGCGAAAATCCAGCTTAAAAAAGCATTGGTACCAACCTATCTGCCATATGTAGACGGAATTATTGAAGCCAATAAATCGGTTCAAGATGTCGTATTTATGACGGTTTTGGTGTGGTGTATCGATGTTGAAAACTATGCCAAAGCATTAGAAATGGCTGAGTTTGCACTCGTGCATAACATGATCATGCCAGACCGCTTTGAACGTAAAACTGCAACTTTAGTGACTGAAGAAATTGCAAATGCATTTTTGAAGAAGCTGAAAACTAATGCAGATATTGATATTGAAGTACTGCAGCAGCTTGAACAGCTTGCCCTCAATACAGAGTTTGAAGAAAAACTCCCGGATATGCCTGATCAAGTCAAAGAAAAACTCCCGGATATGCCTGATCAAGTCAAAGCAAAACTTCTGGTTGCATTAGGTAAAGCGACGATCAAGCAAATCCAAAGCAAAGATGAACCAAGTCAGTCAGACATTGAGTTCGCTCAAGAGGCCCAGGCATATTTGGAACGAGCCATTGAGCTGGACGACAAATGTGGTGGCAAACAGGACTTAAAAAACATGGAAACATTGTTGAAAAAGTTCCCGCCACAAACACCAAAACAGGCTGAACCTTTGCTCAATGCAGATGGTTCGCAACTCGTAGATGATCAAGGCAACTTGTCATTCAAACCGACCTAACCGAGTGCCCACGCACCGCATGGGCGAACAATGGTGATGTCATTACAATGTAATACACATTAAGCCCATTGTTCCCACCCATGCACTAAATATTCAATAAAAACAAAGGCAGGGGACAGAATGGGATTTGTTGCAAATGGCAATAGTACACCAAGCCAGATCGTCATCAAGAGTGACTCGTTTTATCCGAATGTTGATTTGGATCACATCCGTGAAATCGTCAGAATCGATGGAGCAGTCACAAATGCCCGACTCCAGCAAGCCATCATTGAAGAAGTGATCGATGTAAATCGACTGCTGAAAAGTTTAAAAGACAAAGCAGCTCAACTCTCCGATTTATCAACCTCTGAAATTAATGACCAGCCTGAAACGGATTATCTGTATATGTCAGCTGTGGCCAATGGTGTCGCAGCCAAGATTAATGAGAATTATCGCAATTATGACAGTTCCAATTCAGGGGCAAAAAAAGCTGAGCAAGCAGAACTCACTGTGGATGATTACCGTCGAAACAAGCAGTGGGCAATTCTTCAATTATTAGGTGAAAACCATACTGTGGTGGAACTGATATGAGAAATATAAAAGGCCTTTTAGCTGCAGCAGCTGCTGCATTTGGTATTAAAGCAATGGATTTTAATGAAGGATGTGATCTTAAGTTCCACCCTTCCCAAAATAAGCCAAACCGTATCAGCCAAAAGAAACGTCGGTTAAACCAGCGTCGCAGAGGTAAATGATATGAAAATGAATATCTCTTCAATCGAAAAACATCAACGTTCACATAGCTATAACTTTGGTCAAAAGGAATTAGAGCAGCTTGCTTTAAAAACTGTTGCCAAAGAGCTAGGCCTGGATCTGACACAGAACAATTTAAAAGTTGAAGTCTCGCTATCTTCGCAATCCGGTGGAATTAATCCAACGACCTATTCTTGCAAAGTACTGATCACTGAAAACCTGGATTGCAAGGAATAAAGCGAATGGCCAAAACCATCAATGCCCTGCAAAACGACACAGTCGATGCGATCTGCTGGAGGGAATACGGCAGAAGTTCCGGAGTGGTGGAAAAAGTACTTGAAGCCAATCCAGGCATTGCTGCGTATGGCCCATTTCTTCCTATGGGGACTGAAGTCATTCTGCCAGATCTAGAAACACCACAACAAATTAAACAAACCATCCAGCTATGGGACTAAAAAAATGGCAGAACCAACTACAACCGCAACAATCGCTGGATTAAGCACATTTGCATTTCTACCGTTCGTAAACGGGGATGCAATGCTGGGAGCAGTACTCGGTGCAGCTTTCATCGCAACTTTTGAAAAGGATCTCACCGCTTTTCAACGTATCCGCAATATGTTGCTGGCAACCGGCATTGGTTATATCAGTGCACCGCTTATTACAGAACACACATTTTTAAAAACAGATGCCGTTGCAGCACTGATCACATCAACCGTTTGTTTATTTGTCCTGGTCAAAGTGATGGACTGGGTCAAAGCAGCAAAGCTGTCAGACCTTTTAACAAAAATAACTGACATCCTGAACATCTTCAAAGGTGGTAAATCATGATCGAATTTCTCTTTCAAGCCATTGCCGTAATTGCATATGTAATTTGCGGCTTCCGCATTGCTGCATTCAGCCATGGTGGTGATTTCCACCGTGGTTATTCCTTCCTGGCAGCAATCCTCATCGCATCGTTTTTAGGACAATGCATTCATATCCTGTTCTTTAAAGATCCAGTCACGGTATGGGACGCGATTTTCGCAGTACTGCTTGCGATCATCATTATGCGAACCAAAGGTAATGTGGCCAAACTGATCTGGAGTCCATCATGATTATTAAATTTGGTGCACGTGGTGATGCTGTCATCAGCATTCAAAAGCAGCTCATCAGCTTAGGGTTCAAAGGTAAAGATGGTAAAGCCTTAAAACCTGATGGTGACTTTGGTGCAAATACTGAATATGCAGTACTGCAGTTTCAAAAAAGCGTAGGTATTCTGGCCGATGGTAAAGTCGGTGATAAAACCCGGGCAGCACTGGCTGGTCAAAGCGTTTCCAAGTTTTTAAAAGACAGTGACTACACAGCAGCTGCAAAACGTCTGAAAGTCTCTGAACTGGCCATTCGTGTCTTTGGTGCAACTGAAGGTCGTGGTGTCGGCTTCCTGAAAAATGGCAAGGCCAAAATCCTTTTTGAACGTCACCGCATGTATCACTACCTGGTGCAGCTCAAAGGTAAAACCTTTGCCAATGCTCAAATGAAGCAGTATCCAAATCTGGTGAACACTGCAACCGGTGGATATAAAGGCGATGCAGCAGAATATACCCGGTTAAGCCTGGCAAAAAATATCTGTGCTGAAGCAGCACTCATGTCATGCAGCTGGGGGCAGTTCCAGATCATGGGCGAAAACTGGAAAGTATTAGGTTATAGCTCGGTCTTTGAATTTGTAGATCAGATGCAGGCCAATGAATCCTTACAACTGGAAGCATTTATCCGTTTCATTGAATGGAAAACCGGTACCGTAAATGGCAAAAAGATCGCTTTGATTGATGCGCTGCGTGCTGAGAATTGGGAAGCTGTATTCACGCTGTACAACGGACCAAATTATAAAAAATTAGGCTACCAGGCGAAGTTCCAGAAAGAATGGGATCACCTTGAACCGATCTATGGGGAGAAAAAAGCAGCATGAATGCTTTAATTTTCGATCCAGTCACCAAGTTGGTCATCGTTTTACTCATTGCCTTGGCGTTGGTTTTTGGGATCAAGCATTACAACGGCCTGAATCAAAAAGTCGGACAGCTGGAAACCCAGCTTACTGAAAAGCAGCAGCTGATTGACACCCAAAACAGCAATATTGCCGACATTAAAGAGCAGATCACCAGCCAGGCGCAGGCCATTGCTGACTTGCAAAAAGCCCAGGATGAACTGCAGCTGAATTCAGAACAACGAAAAATCAATATAAAAGAGATTTTGAATCATGATCAGGATGCTAAAACTTGGGCTAGTCAGCCTGTGCCCGATGCTATTCGTAGCATGTTCAGTAACACCGGCACCGCAAACGCAAACACAGTCCAATCCGCTTTATCCAGTACTGACCCGGTGCAATAAGCCTTTATTAAATATTCAAACCAATGAAGATTTAATTTTTGCATTAGAAACCACCGAACTGGCCAGGGCACTTTGTGCTGCAAAAGTCGATTCAGTCATTCAGATCCAGGAACAGCAATATGAAAAAGCCCGATAGCCTTCGTAGTCATATCCTTGCTGCAGTCAAAGAACTGCAGCGAGATCCTGAACGTATGCTGATTTTTACCGACAAAGGTAATGTGCGTTGCACCGGTGCAAATGGGCTTTCATTTGAGTATGTCTATGACCTGAATTTTATCCTGACGGAGTTTGCTGGGGAGCTTGATGCGGTCATGATTCCTTTATTAGACTGGGTACGCGTCAATCAGTCTGAATTGCTTATGAATCTGGAAAAAAGTAAAGAAGCCTTCAAGTTCGAGACTGTCATTTTGGACAATGGTACTGTAGATCTGTCTCTGACTTTCCCCGTGACTGAACGCGTCATTGTAAAGCGTCAGGATGATGGCACGTTAAATATTACTTTCCCAGATGAACCTCAGTATGAAACTGCTTTAGATTCTCAACCTATGCAGCTTATTGATAATCGAACCGGTGAAGTACTCGCAGCCTGGACTTCAGCATCAACTGAACAGCAGGATTGGTAAATTATGGCCAATCTGGAATTACTGACAGAACATCTGGGTGTCATGCTGCAAAAACTCAGTGAGGCTGAACGACGCAAGCTGGAAATGAGTATTGGCCGTAAGATCCGGGCATCCCAAAAAACGCGTATTACCAGACAGAAAAATCCGGATGGCAGTGCCTTTGTTCCAAGAAAGAAACGCCTGCGTGACAAGAAAAATAAAATCAAAAACAAAATGTTCAATGTCATCAAAAATGCCAAATACATGCGCGTGCAAAGAACTGCACAGGGTATGGCCATTGGCTTTACTGGCCGTATTGCTTTTATCGCCCGGGTACACCAGTTTGGCTTGGTGGATAAAGTAGATCGGGACGGCCCAAGCGTGAAATACGACAGCCGTGAGCTGCTTGGCTTTACCGAAGAAGAAATCAAAATGATTGAAGCCGATGTGCTGGAGCATCTGGCAGCAAAATAAAATCATTTGTATATAGCGCATATACAAGCCACATCAAATGCAATCCAAAATCATCTGCAACACGATTGCAGCATGAGCGCAGAACTACATCGACGCCTTGAAAACCTGATTCGATTCGGAACCATCAAGGCTATATATCCTGATCAACCTTTTACGACAGTCACCGTCACTATTGGCGCGATTACGACTGGGAAACTTCGTTTTCTGACATTAAGAGCAGGCAAAACCAAGACCTGGGATCCACCAAGTGTGGGGGAGGAGGTCATGGTTTTGAGTCCGTCCGGCGTACTTGAAATGGGCGTGGCCATTGCTGGCTTTAATAATCAGGACAATCCGTCACCATCCGATGACCCAAATAAAACCATCCGGATTTTTGAAGATGGCTGCCTTCTTTCCTATGACACAAAAACCCATCACCTGGATGCTGTTTTGCCAGAAGGTGGCACCTGCAATGTGACCGCCGATGTTCAAATCACTGGAAAACTGCATGTCACAGAAACCATTACTGCCGGTGACAACATTTCCACCGTTGCCGATGTTCTCGCTGGTGATATCAGCTTGACGAAACACAGAACATCAGGCGTTAAAGCCGGAAGTGAAGAATCAGGAGGCCCAATTCCATGATGTCCCGCTATAACGGATCAGAACTGACTGAACTTGAACACATTCGGCAGTCATTAGAAGACATTGCCACCACGCCTATTGGTTCCCGGCTCATGCGTCGCGAGTACGGTACCTTACTGGCCAGCCTGATGGACCAGCCGATCGGCCAAGCCCTGTATTTAAAAATTTACAGCACTTTATACAGTGCCTATGTGCGCTGGGAAGATCGTATCGAAATCAGCCAGATTAGCGTGGCAGAGCTGAATAAAGGGCAATTGATTTTAGATGTCATCGGCTTTTTAAAAACAAATGGTAATGAGGTCAACATGTCAATTCCAGTTAAATTAGGTGCCGTCTCATGAGTACAGTCGACTTTTCACAGTTACCGGTTCCTAACCTGATTCAGGAATTAGACTACGAACGTATTTTGAGTGAGCGTAAAGAAAAATTTATTGCCCTGTATCCTGAATCTGAACAGGAAAAATGGCGCAATGTCCTTAGTCGTGAATCAGATCCGATCGTCAAACTGCTTGAAGAAAATGCTTATCTGGAGCTGCATTATCAGAACAAATGCAATGCCGATGCCCGGGCATTGCTACTTGCTTATGCTGAAGGCCCAGACCTGGACCATTTGGCTTTAACCGAATATGGCTTGGTCCGTTTGCTGGTTACACCTGCAGATAATTCTGTTATTCCACCGCTGCCTGCAGTTTATGAATCAGATGAACGTTTAAAAGAACGTTGTCTTTTACAGTACGACGGTATGAATACCGCTGGTTCATCAAATGCCTACAGATTTTTCACATTAAGTGCAGATGGCAGGGTACATGGCATCAAGGTTTATTCACATATTGATAACCCATATCTACTGGATATTGTCATTTCACAGGTGGATAGCGAAACAGGAGAAGCTTCCCAGGAACTGATTGATATTGTACAGGCTGCTTTAGATCCTGATCTTGTCCGTCCTGTTTGTGACCGTCCAACGGTCAAATCCAGCATTGCAACTGATTACCAGATTTCAGCCCGACTGTTTGTCGGTAAAAATGCCGAGGATTCGCTTTTACTGGAAGCAGCCAATCTCAGACTCGAAAGTTATATCCAAAAATCAAAAAAGAATGGATCAAGCATACGGTTATCTGCAATTTATGCTGCAT encodes:
- a CDS encoding phage portal protein, whose product is MNPFSTAKSLMNTALNFLPQPLQQSIPQKTEAFSFGDAVPVLDGHDLSNYMECWFNGRWYEPQVSLEGLSKSWKSTPYLSSGIIFKRNFLANLFIPHTRLSRKAFEQIALDFIWCGNTYVEDVRSRLKNTIEFKPALAKYTRAGEHKGQYFYLNHGHRGYEEYEFAQDRICHIRETDIDQEIYGTPEYMSALQSAWLNESATLFRRKYYNNGSHAGFILYVNDPASDPNDITALRTALKESKGPGNFRNLFYYSPNGKKDGIQVIPTSEIAAKDDFTNIKSITRDDTLAALRIPPQLMGIVPNNAGGFGDIKSATEVFYHNEITPLQSRLLQFNEWAGDEVIKFKEYGLIQSK
- a CDS encoding terminase large subunit domain-containing protein translates to MNDLSPIANLHLIMDNKLKAKFLYWLGWKIVDIAEVLNENERTVQAWKTREDWEKEKPENRVENALTVRLMVLILKNKKTSGDIKEIDMLMRAYKEFARIEKYRNDGSEADLNPEIRKRNSAPRKKVPNHFTEEQIEELVLAFEENLFEYQWTWYRAGDQRSRAILKSRQIGATYYFAREALIDALKTGRNQIFLSASKAQAHIFKHYIKAFAADVCGVELTGDPIVLSNGAELLFLGTNYRTAQGHHGNFYFDEFFWTHGFNELEKVASAMALHKKWRKTYFSTPSTITHEAYGFWTGARFNKGRPKDKQVTIDVSHDSLKKGRKCEDKIWRQIVTILDAEEGGCDLFNIDDLRFEYSAEDFQNLLMCEFVDDGQSMFPLNMLMHCMVDSLELWSDFKVWHTRPFANKPVWVGYDPALSGDNAGLIVLAPPAVAGGKFRVLERHQFKGDDFAQQAEHIRNITKRYNVTYIGIDTTGMGVGVAELVRQFFPAVHAFKYSPEVKAQLVYKTLDVIRNGRLEYDAGDKDLTQSLMSIKKTMTASQTQITFTAGRSEEIGHADLAWALMHAIYNEPLAGITETNTSVLEIYS
- a CDS encoding GPO family capsid scaffolding protein translates to MSKDNKDKKYKSKWFRIAVAGDTTDGREIQADWIIQMAQNYNPDTYGARINIEHFRSIYPGSVFGAYGDVLALKTEKVTIDGEEKDALFAQIEPTQSLIELNKQKQKVYTSIEVDENFANKGTAYLIGLAVTDSPASLGTEMLQFAAGAKINPLADKKQRPENLFTAAQEVTLEFEEVKEPQSYSAGVIEKVKQLFSKQEKPEKKPAESFSEQEQAIIEIAQETANQGQAVSKLENDFNTLNTEHEQLKQDFNELKSKLDSEPDTDPRPKSGNSNFNEVVDC
- a CDS encoding phage major capsid protein, P2 family; the encoded protein is MRNETRFKYNAAMKQLAKLNNVEKVSQKFNVEPSVQQKLEDKIQLSSAFLQKINIFVVPEQSGAAVGLGISRPIASRTNTGTTDRQAVDPSSMDQRFYFCRQTNFDTAIKYAKLDQWAKFKDFYARFSGQIQKRQGLDRIMIGFNGTSYAATTDIVANPKLQDVNKGWLQKMREENAARVMSSGDVDGKITIGATGDYHNVDALVMDMVSELIDEVHQDNPDLVVLCNRKTVSDKYFPLVNKDQDNSEKLAADIIISQKRMGNLPVYAVPFFPEGTILVTTFDNLSIYVQEGARRRTVIDNPKRDQIENYESSNEDYYIEDLGLAALAENIESV
- the gpM gene encoding phage terminase small subunit, whose translation is MSLARRHFQKHSAKAAAETAAEFGTMQEQSFYELQLAQLNNDRHRLKQIQSTEAKIQLKKALVPTYLPYVDGIIEANKSVQDVVFMTVLVWCIDVENYAKALEMAEFALVHNMIMPDRFERKTATLVTEEIANAFLKKLKTNADIDIEVLQQLEQLALNTEFEEKLPDMPDQVKEKLPDMPDQVKAKLLVALGKATIKQIQSKDEPSQSDIEFAQEAQAYLERAIELDDKCGGKQDLKNMETLLKKFPPQTPKQAEPLLNADGSQLVDDQGNLSFKPT
- a CDS encoding head completion/stabilization protein — translated: MGFVANGNSTPSQIVIKSDSFYPNVDLDHIREIVRIDGAVTNARLQQAIIEEVIDVNRLLKSLKDKAAQLSDLSTSEINDQPETDYLYMSAVANGVAAKINENYRNYDSSNSGAKKAEQAELTVDDYRRNKQWAILQLLGENHTVVELI
- a CDS encoding tail protein X, which gives rise to MAKTINALQNDTVDAICWREYGRSSGVVEKVLEANPGIAAYGPFLPMGTEVILPDLETPQQIKQTIQLWD
- a CDS encoding putative holin; this translates as MAEPTTTATIAGLSTFAFLPFVNGDAMLGAVLGAAFIATFEKDLTAFQRIRNMLLATGIGYISAPLITEHTFLKTDAVAALITSTVCLFVLVKVMDWVKAAKLSDLLTKITDILNIFKGGKS
- a CDS encoding phage holin family protein; translation: MIEFLFQAIAVIAYVICGFRIAAFSHGGDFHRGYSFLAAILIASFLGQCIHILFFKDPVTVWDAIFAVLLAIIIMRTKGNVAKLIWSPS
- a CDS encoding N-acetylmuramidase domain-containing protein, coding for MIIKFGARGDAVISIQKQLISLGFKGKDGKALKPDGDFGANTEYAVLQFQKSVGILADGKVGDKTRAALAGQSVSKFLKDSDYTAAAKRLKVSELAIRVFGATEGRGVGFLKNGKAKILFERHRMYHYLVQLKGKTFANAQMKQYPNLVNTATGGYKGDAAEYTRLSLAKNICAEAALMSCSWGQFQIMGENWKVLGYSSVFEFVDQMQANESLQLEAFIRFIEWKTGTVNGKKIALIDALRAENWEAVFTLYNGPNYKKLGYQAKFQKEWDHLEPIYGEKKAA